ATGGCTTGAGCTGACTGCCGATTTTGTTCATAAACATATTGCTCCAGATACTGCTCCATACGATTTAGTTGATTTGTTAATCCTCGTAAAAATAACTTACGTGCCTCATATAACTGTTTTTGATTTTTATTTATACTCATGGCAACATGTCACATCCACTTCCATCCGTTCCCCCATCAGTTCAAAGCAACGATCATGAATAAAAGCTGGTAACCGATTGTAGGAAGTAGAGAGCGGTACCATACTAAAAGTGCTGCTTGCTTCTAATAGGGATTTGTCTTCATTGGTTTTATATGTTTGGTATTGGCTATTATATATATGACGATAAAATTGTTATTTTTGTTACCTGTAATACATATCCAATCGTACATGTAATCCCTATTTGAGCAACCTAATCATTCTGTAGCAACCCCTGCCCTAGACTTGATCACGAGTTAATCATTCTCGCTACAATCCCTTGCGTAGAACTGCTACATTTTTGTACCGTAATTTATCTCCTTTTGCGAAGTGTAATATGATTATGTATATTTATTTGAAAATAAAAAGGCGGCAGGTACTTTAAAGTACCTGCATACCTATAATCTCTAGTAAGCACCAAAGCCCTCTGTATATGCACCTACATCATTAATTAAACGTCTGAATTCACTGTCGTCCACATACTCACCTGCCAACAATCTGTCATGGACAGATAGAATTCGTTTATACATTTTATAATCAGGCGTAATAAAGACGAGACGTGCCTTATCCTGACGAATTAATGTGTCTCGTATGCCCCGAATAATCCGATTATCGTGTCCATCAACATTTAATTTTAAGCTTAGCTTTGGTCGTAGTTCACTCGTTGGATCACGTTGAATCGGTTTTCGTTCATACTTTCCGTTAGGAGTTCCATCTGTGATTACACCGATCAACATGGTATCTCCATAAATAATCGCTTTTGCATCGAGTACGCCAGGCACCTTCTTAGCCCGTTCCTCCACGGCGGTTAACTGATAGCTATTTGTATTTTTTCCTTGGTACATCATTTTCACTGGTCCAGGTTCTACAAATTCATGGTTATTTCGACGATCACTTTTGTAATCCTGAATGCCAATTTGCGTATTCGTGCCACCTGGAGAACGGGTAGCACACCCCACTAGAGATAGACTCAGTACCATTGCTAAGCTCCATATCATAGCCGTATATATTTGCTTCATGCTAACACCCCCAGTAGTTATAGCATGCTTGTTTTAAAGGGGTTTTACTCGATTAGCCGTAATGGTAAAAGTTCTTAAGAAACAGAAGGTAACATAACAAATAGACCTCCCTGACTTATGCCACCAACGGAGGTCTATCTTCGTTTCCTTTTGCAAAACAATGTCATTTTACAAATAAATAGCTCATGGGGAAATTTCGTTTGCATAATACGTACTCTTGGGTCTAGCAGAAATATCTCGGGCCTGATTTTTTTAGCCCTGTTCCACTGCCGAGGACTCTCTTTTAGCGAAAAAAATAGCTGTTTAATACATATCTTGTCTACACAAGCTCAATTTCTTGACCTATCCCCGCTTGTCTCGCCTTTTTATAGATTGCCCAAGCCACTCCTACATCCATTACAGCTAG
The nucleotide sequence above comes from Brevibacillus laterosporus LMG 15441. Encoded proteins:
- a CDS encoding YhcN/YlaJ family sporulation lipoprotein, coding for MKQIYTAMIWSLAMVLSLSLVGCATRSPGGTNTQIGIQDYKSDRRNNHEFVEPGPVKMMYQGKNTNSYQLTAVEERAKKVPGVLDAKAIIYGDTMLIGVITDGTPNGKYERKPIQRDPTSELRPKLSLKLNVDGHDNRIIRGIRDTLIRQDKARLVFITPDYKMYKRILSVHDRLLAGEYVDDSEFRRLINDVGAYTEGFGAY